A part of Streptococcus porcinus genomic DNA contains:
- a CDS encoding thiamine diphosphokinase, with translation MLKIALVAGGDLESLPKQYDFYCGIDRGSLFVIEEDLPLTYAVGDFDSVSESELSNIKRKAKHFVQSPAEKNDTDTELALKTVFEDYPEAEVTIFGAFGGRLDHLLSNLYLPSNPELKPFLSQITLLDYQNHVQFRPSGSHIIHQVEGMTYVSFMAVGQNPLSIKGAKYDLTSSNYFEKKVYSSNEFIGQPIEVSVDSDYIIIIQSRDRS, from the coding sequence ATGCTTAAAATAGCCTTAGTTGCTGGCGGGGATCTTGAGTCGCTTCCTAAGCAATACGATTTCTATTGTGGTATTGATCGTGGTAGTCTTTTTGTTATTGAAGAAGATTTACCTTTGACTTATGCAGTAGGTGATTTTGATTCGGTTTCTGAGTCGGAATTATCGAATATAAAAAGGAAGGCTAAACACTTCGTGCAGTCGCCTGCTGAAAAAAATGATACAGATACGGAGTTAGCTTTAAAGACAGTTTTCGAAGATTATCCAGAAGCGGAGGTAACGATTTTTGGGGCCTTTGGAGGAAGATTGGATCATTTATTGTCCAATCTTTACTTGCCTAGTAATCCAGAGTTAAAGCCTTTTCTATCGCAGATTACTCTTCTTGATTATCAAAATCATGTGCAATTTCGTCCAAGTGGTAGTCACATCATCCATCAAGTAGAGGGTATGACTTATGTTTCTTTTATGGCCGTAGGTCAAAATCCCTTGTCAATAAAAGGTGCTAAATACGACTTAACTAGTTCAAATTATTTTGAGAAAAAAGTCTATTCTAGCAATGAGTTTATTGGACAACCAATAGAAGTTAGTGTTGATTCTGATTACATTATTATTATTCAAAGTAGAGACAGGAGTTAA
- the rpe gene encoding ribulose-phosphate 3-epimerase, with amino-acid sequence MTSHKIAPSILAADYANFATELKRIEETDAEYVHIDIMDGQFVPNISFGADVVASMRKHSKLVFDCHLMVINPERYVEAYAQAGADIMTIHVESTHHIHGALQKIRAAGMKAGLVINPGTPVSVIEPLLSLVDQVLIMTVNPGFGGQAFIPECLDKVKKVVEMRQRAGLDFDIEVDGGVDDKTIAACAKAGANVFVAGSYLFKADDLVSQVQTLRLALDA; translated from the coding sequence ATGACAAGTCACAAAATTGCACCTTCTATTTTAGCGGCTGACTATGCTAATTTTGCCACAGAGTTAAAACGTATTGAGGAAACAGATGCAGAGTATGTTCATATTGATATTATGGACGGTCAATTTGTTCCTAATATTAGCTTTGGTGCAGACGTAGTCGCTAGTATGCGTAAGCATAGTAAACTGGTTTTTGATTGCCATTTGATGGTGATTAATCCTGAGCGTTATGTGGAAGCTTACGCGCAAGCAGGTGCCGATATTATGACTATCCATGTTGAGAGTACTCATCATATTCATGGTGCCCTACAGAAAATTAGAGCGGCTGGGATGAAAGCTGGACTTGTTATCAATCCTGGGACGCCAGTCAGTGTCATTGAGCCTCTCTTATCCTTGGTTGATCAAGTTCTGATTATGACAGTAAATCCTGGCTTTGGAGGTCAAGCTTTTATCCCAGAGTGTTTAGATAAGGTAAAAAAAGTTGTTGAGATGCGTCAAAGGGCTGGTTTAGACTTTGATATTGAAGTTGATGGTGGCGTCGATGACAAAACGATTGCAGCATGTGCCAAAGCAGGTGCCAATGTTTTTGTGGCAGGGTCTTATCTCTTTAAAGCTGATGATTTAGTCTCTCAAGTCCAAACATTAAGGTTGGCTTTGGATGCTTAA
- the rsgA gene encoding ribosome small subunit-dependent GTPase A → MQGRIIKSLAGFYYVESEGRVYQTRARGNFRKKGQVPYVGDFVDFTAEDNSEGYILAIHERKNELVRPPIVNIDQAVVIMSAKEPDFNSNLLDRFLVLLENKRIRPIVYISKLDLLKDLTAIEDVSRHYEQIGYNFAMSLDQLLPHLRGKVTVFMGQTGVGKSTLLNKISPELGLETAAISDSLGRGRHTTRAVSFYNVNGGKIADTPGFSNLDYAIDNGEDLSEAFPEIRHFSHNCKFRSCSHRHEPQCAVIAAVEAGRIWQRRYDNYLQFLSEIENRRETFKKVIKRK, encoded by the coding sequence TTGCAAGGAAGAATTATTAAATCTTTGGCCGGTTTTTATTATGTCGAGTCTGAAGGAAGAGTTTACCAAACACGTGCGCGTGGAAATTTTAGAAAAAAAGGACAGGTTCCCTATGTGGGCGATTTTGTTGACTTTACAGCAGAGGATAACTCAGAAGGTTATATTCTAGCCATACATGAACGCAAAAATGAGCTAGTCAGACCTCCTATTGTTAATATTGACCAAGCTGTTGTTATTATGTCGGCCAAGGAACCCGACTTTAATAGTAACCTCTTGGACCGTTTTTTAGTTCTATTGGAAAATAAACGTATTAGGCCGATTGTTTATATTTCTAAACTTGACCTACTCAAAGATCTGACGGCTATTGAAGATGTTAGTCGTCACTATGAGCAGATAGGTTATAATTTTGCTATGTCTCTTGATCAGCTTTTACCACATCTAAGAGGAAAAGTAACAGTCTTTATGGGACAGACTGGTGTTGGCAAATCAACACTTCTTAACAAAATTTCCCCAGAACTAGGCCTTGAGACGGCAGCAATCTCTGATAGTTTAGGGCGCGGACGCCACACGACACGTGCTGTTAGTTTTTATAATGTTAACGGTGGGAAAATAGCTGATACGCCAGGTTTTTCCAACTTAGATTACGCTATTGATAATGGAGAAGACCTTAGTGAGGCCTTTCCTGAAATCAGACATTTTAGCCATAACTGTAAATTTAGATCCTGTAGCCATCGTCACGAACCGCAATGTGCTGTCATCGCTGCAGTAGAGGCAGGCCGAATCTGGCAAAGACGCTATGATAATTATTTACAATTTCTCAGTGAAATCGAAAACCGACGCGAAACCTTTAAGAAAGTAATTAAAAGAAAGTAG
- a CDS encoding MDR family MFS transporter yields the protein MSTDYNVDIHGKPFNRTTMVILLLVATFAGILNQTSLGTAIPTLMDSFHINLATAQQATTWFLLANGIMIPVSAYLATRFSTKWLYVSAYAILVVGLLITTLAPTSNWTLFLVGRIIQAVAVGITMPLMQVVMVNIYPAEQRGAAMGLSGLVVGLAPAIGPTFAGWLLKHDIILFGHNLAWRAIFVLPLIILTISFLLSPIFIKDVIPNKKMTLDVPSFVLSIIGFGLFLWGFTNVASDGWGNLTNVIMPILVGVIIIVIFIRRQLTLEQPFLDIRVFKVKQFSVTTLAIALSMMAMMGVEMMLPLYLQNVHGLSALDSGLVLLPGALIMGIISPLAGSAYDKVGARRLALIGFTILGIGTIPFIFLTGTTPDHYITLLYAVRMFGIAMIMMPLTASAMSALPPHEAAHGTASNNTARQIASAIVVALLSSVTQNVINNNKPSKILQEQNPLEYASKLLDASLKGFHTSFAIGLSFAIIGFVVALFLRQGKVIEVEKEL from the coding sequence ATGTCAACTGATTATAACGTTGATATACACGGCAAGCCTTTTAATCGGACGACTATGGTTATTTTACTATTAGTCGCTACCTTTGCCGGTATTTTAAATCAAACGAGTCTTGGTACTGCAATACCCACATTGATGGACAGTTTCCATATTAACTTAGCAACTGCTCAACAAGCAACCACGTGGTTCTTACTAGCAAATGGGATTATGATTCCTGTTTCAGCTTACCTTGCAACTCGTTTTTCAACTAAGTGGCTCTATGTGTCAGCCTACGCTATATTGGTTGTTGGACTACTAATCACAACCTTAGCACCCACATCCAACTGGACCCTTTTCCTAGTAGGTAGAATTATCCAGGCTGTTGCCGTTGGGATTACTATGCCTTTAATGCAGGTAGTTATGGTCAATATTTACCCAGCTGAACAAAGAGGGGCTGCAATGGGACTTAGTGGCTTAGTGGTTGGACTTGCTCCTGCAATTGGACCTACCTTTGCGGGTTGGTTATTAAAGCACGATATCATCTTATTCGGTCATAATTTGGCTTGGCGTGCTATTTTTGTTTTACCATTAATTATCTTAACCATTTCATTTTTGCTATCTCCCATTTTTATCAAAGATGTTATCCCAAACAAAAAAATGACTTTAGATGTTCCTTCCTTTGTTTTGTCTATTATAGGATTCGGTCTTTTTCTTTGGGGATTCACCAACGTGGCTAGTGATGGCTGGGGAAACCTGACTAATGTTATCATGCCAATTCTTGTAGGGGTTATTATCATTGTAATTTTTATCCGACGACAATTAACTTTGGAACAACCCTTCCTAGATATTCGTGTCTTCAAGGTTAAACAGTTCTCCGTGACCACACTTGCCATCGCCTTATCTATGATGGCTATGATGGGAGTAGAAATGATGCTACCTCTGTATTTACAAAACGTACATGGTCTATCTGCCCTTGATTCTGGACTTGTCCTGCTACCTGGAGCTCTAATCATGGGAATTATCAGCCCCCTCGCTGGTAGTGCCTATGATAAAGTTGGTGCTCGTCGACTTGCCTTAATTGGCTTTACTATTCTTGGTATCGGAACTATCCCTTTTATTTTCCTTACTGGAACAACACCTGACCACTATATTACCCTATTATATGCCGTTCGTATGTTTGGTATTGCCATGATTATGATGCCTTTAACAGCTTCAGCTATGAGTGCACTACCACCGCATGAGGCTGCTCATGGAACAGCTTCTAACAATACAGCTCGTCAAATTGCATCGGCTATTGTCGTTGCCTTGTTATCAAGTGTTACTCAAAACGTTATTAACAATAATAAACCTTCTAAAATATTACAAGAGCAAAACCCTCTAGAATATGCTTCTAAATTGTTAGACGCTAGTCTAAAAGGCTTCCATACCTCCTTTGCTATTGGTTTATCCTTTGCAATCATTGGTTTTGTCGTTGCACTCTTTCTCCGTCAAGGAAAAGTTATTGAAGTAGAAAAGGAGCTTTAA
- a CDS encoding DUF4811 domain-containing protein, with protein sequence MILLIIALATVLSFVTWMYIPKQLVRYLFGSLSLLSLLASTLYLTDHFVNHRGMSIDTKIIKQEIYSAGDVKANFGLLIAKKIGTKSDHHVLIYRDQKEEQKPKAHFVPNTKKINQAIKTSANYKLTDSDKAYLITTTKRYVWKTHLDKLMFGFGGENNELISQKAEVVIPKDYWLVVTPKQAQQLASLAPQLKAEQEKALKASPQMAFKMQILAKENPKALSKLQVEQLKKALGMIE encoded by the coding sequence ATGATTCTATTAATCATTGCCTTAGCAACTGTGCTATCCTTTGTGACCTGGATGTATATTCCTAAACAATTGGTAAGATATCTTTTTGGATCTCTATCTTTGCTTAGTCTCCTAGCTAGCACTCTTTATCTCACAGACCACTTCGTTAACCACCGAGGAATGAGCATTGACACAAAAATTATCAAACAGGAAATTTATTCTGCCGGTGATGTTAAAGCTAACTTTGGTCTACTCATCGCTAAAAAGATTGGTACGAAATCAGACCACCACGTACTCATCTATAGAGATCAAAAAGAAGAACAAAAACCCAAAGCCCATTTTGTCCCTAACACAAAGAAAATCAATCAAGCCATTAAAACATCAGCTAACTACAAGCTAACTGATAGTGATAAGGCCTATTTGATAACCACTACCAAACGGTATGTTTGGAAAACTCACCTTGATAAACTGATGTTTGGTTTTGGAGGAGAAAATAATGAACTGATTTCACAAAAAGCTGAAGTAGTCATTCCAAAGGATTATTGGCTAGTGGTCACACCAAAGCAAGCGCAACAATTAGCTAGCCTTGCCCCTCAATTAAAAGCTGAGCAAGAAAAAGCATTAAAAGCTAGCCCTCAGATGGCCTTCAAAATGCAAATTTTAGCCAAAGAAAACCCCAAGGCACTGAGCAAACTGCAAGTAGAGCAATTAAAGAAAGCATTAGGAATGATTGAATAA
- a CDS encoding YfcC family protein: protein MIIGKTKNEGIVAKKAFRMPGAFTILFILTIIAVIATYIIPSGSYAKLLYNSETSKLMITEPSGKVKNVAATQKELDKIGVNIKIKEFTSGAISKPISVPNTYKRLKQNPARPSDITTSMVKGTIEAVDIMVFIMVLGGMIGVVRRSGAFESGLIALTRKTKGREFTLIFLVSLLMVLGGTLCGIEEEAVAFYPILVPVFLAMGYDSIICVGAIFLASSVGTSFSTINPFSSVIASNAAGISFTEGLEWRIFGCIAGAIFVVAYLYWYAKKIKADPSFSYSYEDREEFNKKWGLVAGLSEAKFTIRQKIILVLFTISFPLMVWGVMSQGWWFPTMASSFLAITIVIMFLAATGPNGIGEKEVVDEFVNGAASLIGVSLIIGLARGINIILNQGFISDTMLFGASKVASHVSGPVFIIVMMIIYFFLGFVVPSSSGLAVLSMPILAPLADTVGIPRYLVVMAYQFGQYAMLFLAPTGLVMATLQMLDMKYSHWLKFVWPVVAFLLIFGGGMLVFLVLLAG, encoded by the coding sequence ATGATAATAGGTAAAACTAAAAATGAAGGGATAGTGGCAAAAAAAGCTTTTCGTATGCCAGGAGCCTTCACGATACTATTTATTTTGACGATAATTGCGGTAATAGCCACTTATATTATACCGTCAGGCTCTTATGCAAAATTACTCTATAATTCTGAAACGTCTAAATTAATGATCACAGAACCTTCAGGAAAGGTCAAAAATGTCGCAGCAACACAGAAAGAGTTGGATAAAATTGGTGTCAACATAAAAATTAAAGAGTTTACATCAGGAGCCATCAGCAAACCCATTTCTGTACCAAACACTTATAAAAGATTAAAACAAAATCCTGCTCGACCAAGTGACATTACAACAAGTATGGTCAAGGGGACTATTGAAGCTGTAGATATAATGGTTTTTATAATGGTTCTTGGAGGTATGATAGGGGTGGTTCGTCGAAGTGGGGCCTTTGAGTCAGGATTAATTGCTTTGACGAGAAAAACAAAAGGTCGAGAGTTTACACTTATTTTCTTAGTGTCATTATTAATGGTGTTAGGTGGTACGCTATGCGGTATTGAAGAAGAAGCTGTTGCATTCTATCCTATTCTAGTCCCTGTTTTTCTGGCTATGGGTTACGATTCCATTATTTGTGTTGGAGCAATTTTCTTGGCTAGCTCAGTGGGAACTTCTTTCTCTACAATTAATCCGTTTTCATCAGTAATTGCTTCAAATGCGGCTGGTATTAGCTTTACAGAAGGTTTAGAATGGCGGATATTTGGTTGTATTGCAGGTGCCATCTTTGTTGTTGCCTACCTTTATTGGTATGCTAAAAAAATCAAAGCTGATCCAAGTTTTTCTTATTCCTATGAAGATCGAGAAGAGTTTAATAAAAAATGGGGATTAGTGGCAGGACTTTCGGAAGCGAAATTTACTATTAGGCAAAAGATTATACTTGTGTTATTTACGATTTCTTTTCCTTTAATGGTTTGGGGCGTTATGTCTCAAGGTTGGTGGTTTCCAACAATGGCATCCTCTTTTTTGGCTATTACGATAGTTATTATGTTTCTTGCGGCAACAGGTCCAAACGGAATCGGTGAAAAGGAAGTCGTTGACGAATTTGTCAATGGAGCAGCTAGTTTAATTGGAGTATCCTTGATTATTGGTTTAGCCAGAGGTATTAATATTATATTAAATCAAGGTTTTATATCTGACACTATGCTATTTGGTGCTTCAAAAGTCGCTTCGCATGTAAGTGGTCCAGTCTTTATTATCGTGATGATGATTATTTACTTCTTTTTGGGCTTTGTTGTTCCGTCTTCATCAGGCCTTGCGGTCTTGTCTATGCCTATTCTGGCACCTTTGGCTGATACAGTGGGAATACCAAGATATCTTGTTGTTATGGCTTATCAGTTTGGACAGTATGCTATGCTATTTTTAGCGCCCACCGGTTTGGTTATGGCAACTCTTCAAATGTTAGATATGAAGTATTCACATTGGCTGAAATTTGTATGGCCGGTTGTTGCTTTTTTACTTATTTTCGGTGGTGGTATGTTAGTTTTTCTAGTGCTTTTGGCAGGTTAG
- the arcC gene encoding carbamate kinase, producing MTKIVVALGGNALGNSPEEQLELVKGTAKSLVSLIKAGHEVVISHGNGPQVGAINLGMNYAAENGQGAAFPFPECGAMSQGYIGYHLQQSLLNEIGKEGITKEVATLVTQIEVDPKDSAFQNLTKPIGSFYDKETSEKIATEKGYTFVEDAGRGYRRVVASPQPIEILELASIKALIEAGTLVIAGGGGGVPVIKDSSGTYQGVAAVIDKDQSSALLAGKLEADQLIILTAVEHVYIHYGKENQEKLTQVKTGDLIDYVKHGEFAKGSMLPKIMACLSFLDHNPNGKAIITSLDSLEKALNGVTGTHITK from the coding sequence ATGACAAAGATAGTCGTTGCATTAGGCGGGAATGCTTTAGGAAATTCACCGGAGGAACAACTTGAACTGGTCAAGGGGACAGCTAAATCGCTTGTTTCACTTATTAAAGCAGGCCATGAAGTTGTTATCAGTCATGGGAACGGGCCACAAGTCGGAGCAATTAATTTAGGGATGAATTATGCGGCAGAGAACGGACAAGGAGCAGCATTTCCCTTCCCTGAGTGTGGTGCTATGAGTCAAGGTTATATTGGTTACCACCTTCAACAAAGTTTATTAAATGAAATAGGTAAAGAAGGCATTACTAAAGAAGTTGCGACCCTTGTGACGCAAATAGAAGTTGATCCTAAAGATAGCGCCTTTCAAAATCTCACAAAGCCAATAGGAAGTTTTTATGATAAAGAAACATCTGAAAAAATAGCTACGGAAAAAGGCTATACTTTTGTTGAAGATGCCGGGCGGGGTTATCGACGAGTAGTAGCTTCTCCTCAACCAATAGAGATTTTGGAATTAGCTAGTATAAAGGCTCTCATTGAAGCAGGAACTTTAGTCATTGCAGGTGGTGGTGGTGGTGTCCCAGTAATTAAGGATTCAAGTGGCACTTACCAAGGTGTTGCGGCAGTTATTGATAAAGACCAATCTAGTGCTTTACTAGCAGGCAAACTTGAGGCAGATCAATTAATTATTCTAACGGCTGTTGAGCATGTTTACATTCACTACGGAAAAGAAAATCAAGAAAAACTGACCCAGGTAAAGACTGGGGATCTGATTGACTACGTTAAGCATGGAGAATTTGCCAAGGGTAGTATGTTACCTAAAATAATGGCTTGTTTGAGTTTTCTTGATCATAATCCAAACGGAAAAGCAATCATAACCTCTTTAGATAGCCTAGAAAAAGCTTTAAATGGTGTTACTGGCACACACATTACTAAATAA
- the argF gene encoding ornithine carbamoyltransferase — MKNLRNRNFLTLLDFTTQEVEFLLNLSEDLKRAKYAGIEQQKLVGKNIALIFEKDSTRTRCAFEVAAYDQGARVTYLGPTGSQMGKKETAKDTARVLGGMYDGIEYRGFSQKTVETLAEFAGVPVWNGLTDADHPTQVLADFLTAKECLQKPYKEIRFTYVGDGRNNVANALMIGASIVGMTYHLVCPKDLNPDPELLKKCQEIAKSTGAVIEITDDIEKGVLNSDVLYTDVWVSMGEPDEVWKERIALLEPYRVTQEMIEMTKNPNVIFEHCLPSFHNIDTKVGKEIYDKYGLKEMEVSDEVFEGPHSVVFQEAENRMHTIKAVMVATLGD, encoded by the coding sequence ATGAAAAATCTACGAAATCGTAATTTTCTAACCTTATTGGATTTCACAACACAGGAAGTTGAATTTCTCTTAAATCTCTCTGAAGATTTGAAGCGTGCTAAGTATGCGGGTATTGAACAACAAAAATTAGTTGGAAAAAATATTGCCCTTATTTTTGAGAAAGATTCAACCCGTACTCGTTGTGCATTTGAGGTTGCTGCTTACGATCAAGGAGCTCGGGTTACTTACTTAGGGCCAACAGGAAGTCAAATGGGTAAAAAAGAAACCGCAAAAGATACTGCTCGTGTTCTTGGTGGTATGTATGATGGTATTGAATATCGTGGTTTTTCTCAAAAAACTGTTGAAACTCTTGCAGAATTTGCAGGTGTTCCAGTATGGAATGGTTTAACAGATGCTGACCACCCAACGCAAGTATTAGCTGATTTTTTGACTGCAAAAGAGTGTCTTCAAAAACCTTACAAAGAGATTCGTTTTACTTATGTTGGAGATGGTAGGAATAATGTCGCTAATGCTTTAATGATTGGTGCCTCAATTGTCGGTATGACCTATCATTTAGTTTGTCCCAAAGATTTAAATCCCGATCCAGAGCTTTTGAAGAAGTGTCAAGAGATAGCTAAGAGTACAGGTGCTGTCATTGAAATTACAGATGATATTGAAAAAGGAGTCCTTAACTCAGATGTTCTTTATACAGATGTTTGGGTGTCAATGGGTGAACCAGATGAAGTTTGGAAAGAGAGGATTGCACTCTTAGAACCTTACCGAGTAACTCAGGAAATGATTGAAATGACAAAGAATCCTAATGTAATTTTTGAGCATTGCTTGCCTTCCTTCCATAACATAGACACAAAAGTAGGTAAAGAAATCTATGATAAATATGGTCTAAAAGAAATGGAAGTTTCTGATGAAGTTTTTGAAGGACCTCATTCTGTAGTCTTCCAAGAAGCTGAAAATCGTATGCATACCATTAAAGCAGTTATGGTAGCTACCTTGGGTGACTAG
- a CDS encoding ATP-binding protein: protein MLDILTENHLERRQRIVIAAITIALAAQIHISTITDGFILTLSLFILPVFLYFNDDVNPFHICLGIAAVSPIFRGLILALVGKSASLKILEFVFTDVVFYLCYGFCFYFLYWNRSYRNKGTFFLAIIICDYLSNILEISLLLNFKNYTVSIFQILFLTALVRALVSCALAYTYSYLTLLLLKDYHEQRYYYFIWSTSAVKSEVYFMQKNILEIENIMKNAYLLDKELAKHHLPQEYQHLSLDIARDVHEIKKDYQNVIKGLGTYFSVENESSMTVKDIFRIALSYIRSLIQAHQQDIIITEHIQSKTTITNYYFLLTIVSNIVLNAVEAIGEQKNGTIIVSTQENDQNLSITISDNGPGISDKMKKFIFQSGFSTKFDANGDIYRGIGLSNVKVIVEEQFKGNITCSDNQPKGAIFTINLSMKQLVNGVSE, encoded by the coding sequence ATGCTTGATATTTTAACCGAAAATCATCTCGAAAGACGACAACGGATTGTTATTGCCGCTATCACTATCGCATTAGCTGCACAGATACATATTTCTACAATTACTGATGGTTTTATCTTAACTTTGTCTCTGTTCATCTTGCCAGTTTTTTTATATTTTAATGATGATGTGAACCCTTTCCATATTTGTTTAGGAATTGCAGCAGTTTCTCCAATCTTTAGAGGGCTTATTCTAGCCTTAGTAGGAAAATCAGCATCTCTGAAAATCTTAGAATTTGTTTTTACCGATGTCGTATTTTACTTGTGTTACGGATTCTGTTTTTATTTTCTATATTGGAACCGTTCCTATCGAAATAAAGGAACGTTTTTTCTAGCCATCATTATCTGTGACTACCTTTCGAATATCTTAGAAATTAGTTTATTGCTCAATTTTAAAAACTATACTGTCAGCATTTTTCAGATACTTTTTCTAACCGCCTTAGTAAGAGCTTTAGTTAGCTGCGCACTGGCTTACACTTATAGTTATCTAACCCTCTTACTTCTTAAGGATTACCACGAACAACGTTACTATTATTTTATTTGGTCTACTTCTGCTGTTAAAAGTGAAGTTTACTTTATGCAGAAAAATATTCTTGAGATTGAAAACATCATGAAAAATGCTTATCTTCTCGACAAAGAGTTAGCTAAACATCATTTACCGCAAGAATACCAACATTTATCTTTAGACATCGCAAGAGATGTGCACGAAATTAAAAAGGATTACCAAAATGTTATAAAAGGACTTGGTACTTACTTTAGTGTAGAAAACGAATCAAGCATGACCGTAAAAGATATTTTTAGAATTGCTCTGTCATATATCCGTAGCCTAATTCAAGCACATCAGCAAGATATCATTATTACCGAGCATATTCAAAGCAAGACGACCATTACCAACTATTATTTTCTCCTTACAATCGTCTCCAATATTGTGCTGAATGCTGTGGAAGCTATTGGGGAGCAAAAAAATGGTACTATTATTGTTTCAACACAAGAAAACGACCAAAACCTTAGCATTACCATCAGTGATAACGGCCCTGGTATTTCTGATAAGATGAAAAAGTTTATTTTTCAATCTGGTTTTTCAACAAAATTTGATGCAAATGGGGATATTTACCGTGGAATAGGTTTATCAAATGTTAAAGTTATTGTTGAAGAACAATTTAAAGGAAACATAACCTGTTCTGATAACCAACCTAAAGGTGCTATTTTTACTATTAATTTAAGCATGAAGCAATTAGTAAATGGAGTGAGTGAATGA
- a CDS encoding DNA-binding domain-containing protein, protein MKFYIIDDDPSVTMVLQEIIEDDFNHIVCKTTNDSTEAYHDLLVSDIDIVLVDLLMPKLDGVTLVEKIHHSRPKLKFIMISQVKDEGLRQDAYQAGIEFFINKPINIVEVRSVVNKVKESIQMEAKLKLIQELLGPTLAQQTQDSIQEKQLEKIRSILSYLGITAEAGYTDIMTICKLMLDHNIPFEKVNFEHYLSIDAHCQKIMLQRVRRAVKKAMINIAHLCLDDFENEITLQYANALFGYQNIHLEIQVIQEESFQGGKIVLRKFFDELIVQSHNALFM, encoded by the coding sequence ATGAAATTCTATATTATAGATGACGATCCCTCTGTGACAATGGTGCTTCAGGAAATCATTGAGGACGATTTTAACCACATCGTTTGTAAGACAACAAATGATTCAACTGAAGCCTATCATGATTTATTAGTTTCCGATATTGATATTGTCTTAGTTGACTTATTAATGCCAAAGTTAGATGGTGTGACACTGGTTGAAAAAATCCACCACAGTCGCCCAAAACTCAAATTTATTATGATTTCTCAGGTTAAAGATGAAGGTCTTCGACAAGATGCTTATCAAGCAGGAATTGAATTTTTCATCAATAAACCCATTAACATTGTTGAAGTACGATCGGTTGTCAATAAGGTCAAAGAAAGTATTCAAATGGAAGCTAAATTAAAGCTAATTCAAGAACTTTTAGGTCCTACCCTAGCACAACAGACTCAAGATAGCATACAAGAAAAGCAATTAGAGAAAATCCGATCCATATTATCCTATCTAGGCATTACCGCTGAAGCTGGTTATACCGATATAATGACAATTTGTAAGCTGATGTTAGATCATAATATCCCCTTTGAAAAGGTTAATTTTGAGCATTATTTATCAATAGACGCTCATTGTCAAAAAATTATGCTACAAAGAGTACGACGAGCTGTCAAAAAAGCTATGATTAATATTGCCCATCTTTGCTTAGATGATTTTGAAAATGAAATTACTCTTCAATACGCTAATGCATTATTTGGCTATCAAAATATCCATCTTGAAATTCAAGTTATCCAAGAAGAGAGCTTTCAAGGTGGAAAAATTGTTTTGCGAAAATTTTTTGATGAATTAATCGTTCAAAGTCATAATGCACTTTTCATGTAG